The following coding sequences are from one Leptospira mayottensis 200901116 window:
- a CDS encoding adenylate/guanylate cyclase domain-containing protein encodes MWNETLFEQKKKSLEGFGVLSKKSIARFMENIKVLNEWQLHRINPIRFAKRNDFEIGETLDLFLHSAKIGFLDFAYNMICPACGGVAASHTSLDQIEEKSFHCYICNIDVPATLDDQVEVSFSVNPSLKKQSLNPLVDVETYLRYHISANFRKSKELLNFIFSNIQDLIVMEPGAIRRIRLDAINVPVYQFSSVENNSAVFLYFDSKEVTKDRIIDLSLLSTGFTPVELHLSPGEYEVKVSNRTIATSGFLIIKPNLKRILEIIGEHPTVIEPFLTAKMLLNNQTFRELFRVQRLSSQLNLNVKSLTILFTDLRGSTEMYDKAGDILAYRLVQEHFRLLAETVKKFNGAIVKTMGDAIMATFSSPLEGLFASLEMMFRIDRMNEEFKEHGHEIGLKVGLNEGPALAVINDERLDYFGQSVNIAARVQALASAGEIWVTEPILSSPGIQEELNLKGYESERHEAFLKGVGQKATVHKLFKNEEQGVFVGTRELDSV; translated from the coding sequence ATGTGGAATGAAACCCTTTTCGAACAAAAGAAGAAATCTTTGGAAGGATTCGGAGTTTTGTCGAAAAAATCCATTGCTCGATTTATGGAAAACATAAAGGTTCTAAACGAATGGCAGCTCCATCGGATCAATCCGATTCGTTTTGCAAAGCGGAATGATTTTGAAATAGGAGAGACACTCGATCTCTTCCTTCATTCCGCAAAGATCGGTTTTCTTGATTTTGCATACAATATGATTTGCCCCGCTTGTGGAGGTGTCGCCGCTTCTCACACGTCTTTGGATCAAATCGAGGAAAAAAGTTTTCATTGTTATATCTGCAACATTGATGTACCAGCTACTTTGGATGATCAGGTGGAAGTCAGTTTTTCGGTGAATCCATCCCTTAAGAAGCAATCCCTGAATCCTTTGGTGGATGTAGAAACGTATCTCAGATATCATATTTCCGCGAACTTTCGCAAGTCCAAAGAGCTTCTGAATTTCATTTTTTCGAATATTCAAGATTTGATTGTTATGGAACCGGGGGCGATAAGACGAATTCGTTTGGATGCGATAAACGTTCCCGTGTATCAGTTCAGTTCTGTGGAAAATAACTCAGCCGTCTTTTTGTATTTTGATTCTAAGGAGGTTACTAAGGATAGGATTATCGACCTCAGTCTTCTTTCTACCGGATTTACTCCTGTCGAATTACATCTTTCACCGGGAGAATACGAGGTTAAGGTTTCTAATCGGACGATCGCAACTTCCGGCTTTTTAATCATTAAACCGAACTTGAAAAGAATCCTGGAAATTATCGGGGAACATCCGACAGTGATCGAACCATTTCTGACCGCGAAGATGCTTTTGAACAATCAAACCTTCCGGGAATTATTTCGCGTTCAACGATTAAGCAGTCAATTGAATTTAAACGTAAAAAGTCTTACGATCCTTTTTACGGATTTGAGAGGCTCGACTGAAATGTACGATAAAGCGGGAGATATCCTTGCCTATCGATTGGTTCAGGAACATTTTCGTTTGCTCGCCGAAACTGTAAAGAAGTTCAACGGCGCCATCGTAAAAACGATGGGAGACGCGATTATGGCAACCTTTTCTAGTCCGCTCGAAGGATTATTTGCTTCGTTAGAAATGATGTTTCGTATCGATCGGATGAACGAGGAATTTAAGGAACACGGACATGAGATCGGTTTGAAAGTTGGTTTAAATGAAGGCCCTGCTCTTGCCGTCATCAACGACGAAAGACTCGATTACTTCGGTCAGAGTGTAAACATTGCGGCAAGAGTGCAAGCGCTTGCATCTGCAGGAGAAATCTGGGTGACTGAGCCGATTCTTTCCAGCCCTGGAATTCAGGAAGAATTAAATCTGAAAGGGTATGAATCCGAAAGACATGAGGCTTTTCTTAAAGGAGTAGGTCAAAAAGCCACCGTTCACAAATTGTTTAAGAACGAAGAACAAGGGGTGTTTGTTGGAACTCGTGAATTAGATTCGGTTTAA